In Romboutsia lituseburensis, a genomic segment contains:
- a CDS encoding PAS domain-containing sensor histidine kinase translates to MIDILNTITDYVLVVDENGCIMFANTSLLNKLKYTLDELRDLNSILVDKDFNFIIEQLNENKSLHNIDLYFYNNAKDKVLFNGNIKKSIFENKDAFIIICNCNNTDKEEMRNEFFGNISHEFKTPLNLILGTIQLIEKNVAKGNINSVNGTDINRHTKCIKQNSYRLLRLANNIIDMTRIETGYYQLQLGNHNIINIIEEITLSVSSYMETKGINLVFDTDCEELTVACDPDKIERIVLNLLSNSIKYTDNGGEINVLINTFPSKVRVSIKDNGSGISQEKLPYIFERYVQDDRKYRVKSEGSGIGLSLVKSLVNMHDGEIYVNSELGEGSEFIFEIPIKVIQENSIEKFDMDNEHLRIEKCNVEFSDVYSM, encoded by the coding sequence ATGATAGATATTTTAAATACAATAACCGATTATGTATTGGTTGTTGATGAAAACGGATGTATAATGTTTGCAAATACATCCTTATTAAACAAGCTAAAATATACACTTGATGAACTTAGAGACCTAAATTCAATTTTAGTGGATAAAGATTTTAATTTTATTATAGAACAGTTGAATGAAAATAAGTCTCTACATAATATAGATTTATACTTTTATAATAATGCAAAAGATAAAGTTTTATTTAATGGAAATATAAAAAAATCTATTTTTGAAAATAAGGATGCTTTTATTATAATTTGTAATTGTAATAATACAGATAAAGAAGAAATGAGAAATGAATTTTTTGGAAATATATCTCACGAATTCAAAACACCATTAAATTTAATTTTAGGTACAATTCAGTTAATAGAAAAAAACGTTGCTAAAGGTAATATAAATTCAGTAAATGGTACAGATATAAATAGGCATACAAAGTGTATAAAGCAAAACTCATATAGATTGTTAAGACTAGCAAATAATATTATAGATATGACTAGAATAGAAACAGGGTACTATCAATTGCAATTAGGAAATCATAATATAATAAATATAATAGAAGAGATTACTCTTTCTGTATCTAGCTATATGGAAACAAAAGGAATAAATTTAGTATTTGATACCGATTGTGAAGAATTAACAGTTGCTTGTGATCCAGATAAAATTGAAAGAATAGTACTTAATTTATTATCAAACTCGATCAAGTATACAGATAATGGTGGAGAAATTAATGTTTTAATAAACACTTTCCCATCAAAAGTTCGTGTGTCTATAAAAGACAATGGAAGCGGAATAAGCCAAGAAAAATTACCATATATCTTTGAAAGATATGTACAAGATGACCGTAAATATAGAGTTAAATCTGAAGGTAGTGGTATTGGCTTATCACTAGTAAAATCTTTAGTTAATATGCATGATGGAGAGATTTATGTAAATAGCGAACTTGGGGAAGGTTCAGAATTCATATTTGAGATTCCAATAAAAGTAATACAAGAAAATAGTATTGAAAAATTTGATATGGATAATGAACATTTAAGAATTGAAAAATGTAATGTTGAGTTTTCAGATGTATACTCAATGTAA
- a CDS encoding DUF134 domain-containing protein has translation MNINHINNQDINKPSEKSIRMTPIEIEAIKLIDIDNLKNKKCARKLKVSTDEFSNLVLSARKKMATSIIENIPIIIDEYLPEKKITTICKFRCAVCGEIYTVNYLNNKIACPLCNSNKIMTNKEAGFCK, from the coding sequence ATGAATATCAATCACATTAATAATCAAGATATAAATAAACCTTCAGAAAAAAGTATCAGGATGACGCCTATTGAAATAGAAGCTATAAAACTTATTGATATAGATAATTTAAAAAACAAAAAATGTGCTAGAAAGCTTAAAGTCTCAACTGATGAATTTAGTAACTTAGTATTAAGCGCTAGAAAAAAAATGGCAACATCAATTATAGAAAATATACCTATTATAATAGATGAATATTTGCCTGAAAAAAAAATAACTACTATTTGCAAGTTTAGATGTGCTGTGTGTGGAGAGATATACACAGTGAACTATTTAAATAATAAAATAGCTTGCCCTCTTTGTAATTCTAATAAGATAATGACCAATAAAGAAGCTGGATTTTGTAAATAA
- a CDS encoding glucosaminidase domain-containing protein, which produces MKLSKKVISLICLTSLMLGFNSSSRSSSAYNNSNLCSIDFDYYSKNTVVEQTIVKSSTSINVANSQRENILLEEKENLRKQNVNYSRDDMTLVSGITEKELNNVFMNYTGASTMAHLSGAIVDAEKKYGVNAFTMAAIVALESGFATSRRAVEDNNLTGYEVYSDDSEGHLFSSQYESVVQTARHLSKNYLSKGGPYYLGVAVDDVQINYCPDEGKGKNWDGKVDKLAHGFLKTYKNLYLQ; this is translated from the coding sequence ATGAAACTGAGTAAAAAAGTTATTAGCTTAATATGTTTGACTTCTTTAATGCTAGGATTTAATTCTTCATCTAGAAGTAGTTCAGCATATAATAATTCAAATTTATGCTCAATAGACTTTGATTATTATAGCAAAAATACTGTAGTTGAACAGACTATTGTTAAAAGTAGTACTAGTATAAATGTTGCTAATTCTCAAAGAGAGAACATTCTATTAGAAGAAAAAGAAAATTTAAGAAAACAAAACGTAAACTATAGTAGAGATGATATGACATTAGTAAGTGGTATTACTGAAAAAGAGCTAAATAATGTTTTTATGAATTATACAGGTGCATCTACTATGGCTCATTTGTCAGGAGCAATTGTTGATGCTGAGAAGAAATATGGTGTAAATGCATTTACAATGGCTGCAATTGTAGCTTTAGAAAGTGGATTTGCTACATCAAGAAGGGCAGTAGAAGATAATAATTTAACTGGTTATGAAGTTTATAGTGATGATTCAGAAGGACATTTATTTTCAAGTCAGTATGAATCTGTAGTACAAACTGCCAGGCATTTATCAAAAAACTATTTATCTAAAGGTGGACCCTATTACTTAGGTGTTGCGGTTGATGATGTGCAAATAAATTATTGCCCAGATGAAGGTAAAGGTAAGAATTGGGATGGCAAAGTAGATAAACTAGCTCATGGTTTTTTAAAAACATATAAAAACTTATATCTTCAATAA
- a CDS encoding calcium-translocating P-type ATPase, PMCA-type: MRYYNKSISETLSYLKVNSKHGLDDVDIEERKKRYGKNEFTVKDGPTFWDELSESLMEPMILILLGAAVLSSFVGEIHDSIGIIIAILLGISIGIITEGKSKKAAQALSKMTENIEVKVIRNGRIIQISKNDLVPGDIVHIETGDMVPADGRLLESHDLKLREDMLTGESADVLKDANATIDMDVIYGKTEIMEQDTIPAKQINMVFGGTLVAYGRGVMVVTSIGDNTEMGKIAQNLGEDNVQTPLQIKLGKLGAKIASISGLVATLLCLYMIMEMQLKGQIQINTSGFIPFLQSLEPTKDIYMVCIALIVATVPEGLPTMINVTLAITMQKMAKINALVTKKEACETIGAVSVICSDKTGTLTQNKMKVEVAYIDGNYVDSSNYKSNSYFEENCIINSTADIEKEDNSFKYIGSATECALLLYHKEKDYQGMRQNTMIAFQIPFSSEKKRMTSTIVKDNQGVILCKGAPEVLLKECMYMQKGSKVVPMTNSLRENMIAEIKKLQTKSMRTLGFAYKEVSRSYIEAAFTSEVSLDRGDALVFGGFVGIIDPLRDGVKESINIAKNAGVSVKMLTGDNINTAKAIGEEIGLLKNGKKAVEATYIDALSDKDLMEEINDISIVARSKPDTKMRIVQALQKNGEVVAVTGDGINDAPALNKADVGIAMGISGTEVSKNAADIILTDDSFSTIVDGIKWGRGIYENFQRFIQFQLTVNIVAFAIAVISQLMGKEMPFTTIQLLWVNIIMDGPPALALGLEPVRDYVLNRKPINRKSGIIARSMAVNIFINAFLIIAIVYGQYLFNILKATPSEQPTVVFSLFAFCALFNALNCREFGLNSTIPNFFKNKLALQVILITSIAQILFTQVFKGFFNSVSLNHIMWFKIVILASTVLVLNEVVKFVLRIAKEQYKKFKN, encoded by the coding sequence ATGAGATACTACAACAAATCTATATCAGAAACATTAAGTTACCTGAAAGTAAACTCAAAACATGGTTTAGATGATGTAGATATAGAAGAGAGAAAAAAGAGATATGGTAAAAATGAGTTTACAGTAAAAGATGGACCTACATTTTGGGACGAGCTGAGTGAAAGCCTAATGGAGCCTATGATACTTATATTATTAGGTGCTGCCGTTCTTAGTTCATTTGTTGGTGAAATACATGATTCAATAGGCATAATTATAGCTATTTTATTAGGAATTTCGATAGGAATAATAACAGAAGGTAAATCTAAAAAAGCTGCTCAAGCCTTATCTAAAATGACTGAGAATATAGAAGTTAAAGTTATTAGAAATGGTAGAATAATTCAAATATCTAAAAATGACTTAGTTCCTGGAGATATAGTACATATAGAAACTGGTGATATGGTCCCAGCGGATGGAAGACTATTAGAATCTCATGACTTAAAACTAAGAGAAGATATGTTAACAGGAGAATCTGCGGATGTATTAAAAGATGCAAATGCTACTATAGATATGGACGTTATTTATGGAAAGACAGAAATAATGGAACAAGATACAATACCTGCTAAACAAATAAATATGGTATTTGGAGGAACTTTGGTAGCATACGGTAGAGGGGTCATGGTTGTTACTTCTATAGGCGATAATACTGAAATGGGTAAAATTGCACAAAATTTAGGTGAAGATAATGTACAAACACCTCTTCAGATAAAATTAGGAAAATTAGGTGCAAAAATAGCATCTATATCTGGTTTAGTAGCTACACTGCTTTGTCTTTACATGATAATGGAAATGCAGCTAAAAGGTCAAATACAAATAAATACATCTGGGTTTATACCTTTTTTACAATCCTTAGAACCAACAAAAGATATTTATATGGTATGTATAGCTTTAATAGTTGCAACTGTTCCAGAGGGATTACCAACTATGATAAATGTTACTTTAGCTATTACAATGCAAAAAATGGCTAAAATAAACGCTCTTGTCACTAAGAAAGAAGCTTGTGAGACTATAGGTGCTGTTTCAGTAATTTGCTCTGATAAAACAGGTACACTAACACAAAACAAAATGAAAGTTGAAGTTGCATATATAGATGGTAATTATGTAGATAGTTCAAACTACAAAAGTAATAGTTACTTTGAAGAAAACTGTATAATAAATTCAACTGCAGATATAGAAAAAGAAGATAATTCATTCAAATATATAGGAAGTGCAACAGAATGTGCATTACTTTTATATCACAAAGAAAAAGATTATCAAGGTATGAGACAAAATACAATGATAGCTTTTCAAATACCTTTTAGTTCAGAGAAAAAACGTATGACTTCTACTATAGTGAAGGACAATCAAGGAGTTATTCTTTGTAAAGGTGCGCCAGAAGTTCTTCTAAAAGAATGCATGTATATGCAAAAAGGTTCAAAGGTAGTACCTATGACAAATAGCCTTAGAGAGAATATGATAGCTGAAATAAAAAAACTACAAACAAAATCAATGAGAACATTAGGATTTGCATATAAAGAAGTAAGCAGATCTTATATAGAAGCGGCCTTTACATCCGAGGTTAGTTTAGATAGAGGAGACGCTTTAGTTTTCGGAGGTTTTGTAGGAATAATAGATCCACTTAGAGATGGAGTAAAAGAGTCTATTAATATTGCAAAAAATGCTGGTGTTTCTGTAAAAATGTTAACAGGAGATAACATAAATACTGCAAAAGCAATAGGAGAAGAAATAGGATTATTAAAAAATGGTAAAAAAGCTGTAGAAGCTACGTATATAGATGCTTTGAGCGATAAAGATTTAATGGAAGAGATAAATGACATATCAATAGTAGCACGTTCAAAACCTGATACTAAAATGAGAATAGTACAAGCTCTTCAAAAAAATGGAGAAGTTGTTGCTGTTACAGGTGATGGTATAAATGATGCTCCTGCCCTTAATAAAGCTGATGTAGGCATTGCTATGGGGATATCAGGGACTGAAGTTTCTAAAAATGCAGCAGATATAATATTAACTGATGATAGCTTTAGTACAATAGTTGATGGTATAAAATGGGGGAGAGGTATATATGAAAATTTCCAAAGATTTATACAATTTCAGCTTACAGTAAATATTGTTGCATTTGCAATAGCTGTTATTTCTCAGCTTATGGGTAAAGAAATGCCCTTTACGACTATTCAGCTATTATGGGTCAATATAATAATGGATGGACCTCCAGCTTTAGCATTAGGTTTAGAACCTGTAAGAGACTATGTTTTAAATAGAAAGCCTATAAATAGAAAGTCTGGAATAATTGCAAGAAGTATGGCCGTAAATATATTTATAAACGCATTTTTAATAATAGCCATTGTGTATGGACAATATCTATTTAACATATTAAAAGCCACACCAAGTGAACAGCCAACTGTTGTGTTCTCATTATTTGCATTTTGTGCTCTATTTAATGCTTTAAACTGTAGAGAATTTGGATTAAATAGTACTATACCAAACTTCTTTAAAAATAAATTAGCACTGCAAGTTATACTTATAACATCTATAGCACAAATATTATTCACACAAGTATTTAAAGGATTCTTTAATTCTGTATCACTAAATCATATTATGTGGTTCAAGATAGTAATTCTAGCATCTACAGTACTTGTACTAAATGAAGTTGTAAAATTTGTACTTAGAATAGCAAAAGAACAATATAAAAAATTTAAAAATTAA
- a CDS encoding Gfo/Idh/MocA family protein — MKKVKIAVIGAGSRGMYAYAPYLLDNPELGKIVAIAEPIDEKRDLFKNKYNLDSKNIFNSWQDLLANNKIADAIIIANNDDSHFEPAKLALEKGYHVLLEKPMSNNLNEVIKLGELSKKYNNQVFMVCHVLRYTPFFNELKKIIESKDLGDLISIQHNENIGYWHFAHSYTRGNWRNSIKTSPLILAKSCHDLDILLWLVDSPGEYISSFGNLSHLTSASFKHNMKDRCVKCDLRNTCPYSAIKIYLQEDKIVRSLNSVHPNPTKYNLKKALQNGPYGRCVYKCDNNVVDHMVSIIEFKNKVTATFNLSAFTEECSRTIKLMFSHGEVGGNFTQNIIDIHKFGTNTHTIISPKINQSGHGGGDYSLIKDFISSISSNDGELKTTATNSVQSHVMAFAAEYSRISHKVINLSDFYNNIKEDINEL; from the coding sequence ATGAAAAAAGTAAAAATAGCTGTAATAGGTGCTGGGTCTAGAGGAATGTATGCTTATGCACCTTATTTATTGGATAACCCAGAACTAGGAAAAATTGTTGCCATAGCAGAACCTATTGATGAAAAAAGGGATCTTTTTAAAAATAAATATAATCTAGATTCAAAAAATATATTTAACTCTTGGCAAGACTTATTGGCAAATAATAAGATTGCAGATGCTATAATAATAGCTAACAATGATGACTCACATTTTGAACCTGCTAAATTAGCTTTAGAAAAAGGATATCATGTGTTGTTAGAAAAACCTATGTCTAATAATTTAAATGAAGTTATAAAATTAGGGGAACTGTCAAAAAAATATAATAATCAAGTATTCATGGTATGTCATGTACTAAGATACACACCATTTTTTAACGAGCTAAAAAAGATTATTGAAAGCAAAGATTTAGGAGATCTAATAAGCATACAACATAATGAAAATATAGGATATTGGCACTTTGCTCATAGTTATACTAGAGGTAACTGGAGAAATAGTATCAAAACTAGTCCTTTAATTTTAGCAAAGAGCTGTCATGATTTAGATATACTTTTATGGTTAGTTGATAGTCCAGGTGAATATATATCTTCATTTGGAAATTTAAGTCATTTAACAAGTGCTTCATTTAAACACAATATGAAAGATCGCTGTGTAAAATGTGATCTACGAAATACATGTCCTTACTCTGCAATTAAAATTTATCTACAAGAAGATAAAATAGTTAGATCGTTGAATTCAGTTCATCCTAACCCTACAAAGTATAATTTAAAAAAAGCACTACAAAATGGTCCATACGGAAGATGTGTGTATAAATGTGATAATAATGTTGTAGACCACATGGTAAGTATAATCGAATTTAAAAATAAAGTTACTGCCACTTTTAATTTATCTGCTTTTACAGAGGAATGTAGTAGAACTATAAAGCTAATGTTTAGCCATGGAGAAGTTGGAGGTAATTTTACACAAAATATAATAGATATTCATAAATTCGGTACTAATACTCATACTATAATTAGTCCAAAGATAAATCAAAGTGGCCATGGTGGAGGCGACTATTCCCTTATTAAAGATTTTATAAGTTCTATAAGTTCTAATGATGGAGAGTTAAAAACAACTGCTACAAATTCAGTACAAAGCCATGTGATGGCTTTTGCAGCAGAATATTCTAGAATAAGTCATAAAGTAATTAACTTATCTGATTTTTATAATAATATCAAAGAAGATATAAATGAATTATAA
- a CDS encoding YdcF family protein, whose protein sequence is MPILKNSYIYFIIGLISIIYYSYINIAFGGLAFDEFFLCLGICFILYGFIKNKTKKNYLENIIIKLIIIIIVAIFIIGEALMILYPKSDITNQCDYLIVLGAAVKKNGPSLTLRSRLNSAIEYLDRTKDDCFIVVSGGKGSDEKTSEAQAMKDYLIDKNINPSRIILEDKSTNTFENFKYSRAKIEKHSSSSIKDLQIKVVTTDFHSLRSSVLAKRNEYTNVTFYSSKSKLAFIPVYYTREFFALLKTILIY, encoded by the coding sequence ATGCCTATATTAAAAAATAGTTATATTTACTTTATAATAGGGTTAATTTCTATTATTTATTATTCTTATATAAATATTGCATTTGGAGGGCTAGCATTTGATGAATTCTTCTTATGCCTTGGAATTTGTTTTATTTTATATGGATTTATAAAAAATAAGACAAAGAAAAACTATCTTGAAAATATAATAATAAAGTTAATAATAATTATTATTGTAGCAATTTTTATAATAGGAGAAGCTTTAATGATTCTATATCCTAAAAGTGACATAACTAATCAGTGTGATTATTTGATTGTACTAGGTGCTGCAGTCAAAAAAAATGGGCCAAGCCTTACATTGAGATCTAGATTAAATTCAGCAATAGAGTATTTAGATAGAACTAAAGATGATTGTTTTATAGTTGTATCTGGAGGTAAAGGCTCGGATGAAAAAACATCTGAGGCTCAAGCTATGAAAGATTATCTTATAGACAAAAACATAAATCCTTCTAGAATCATCTTAGAGGATAAATCAACTAATACATTTGAGAACTTTAAATATTCTAGAGCTAAAATTGAAAAACATAGCTCCTCTTCCATAAAAGATCTTCAAATAAAGGTAGTTACAACGGATTTTCATAGTTTAAGAAGCTCTGTATTAGCTAAAAGAAATGAATATACAAATGTTACGTTTTATTCTAGCAAATCTAAGTTAGCATTTATTCCTGTATATTATACACGTGAATTTTTTGCTCTTTTAAAAACTATATTAATTTATTAG
- a CDS encoding peptidase U32 family protein, translated as MKKVELLAPAGDLERLKIAFTYGADAVYLGGEIFGMRSAAKNFTIEDMKEGLEFAHERGKQVFVTINIIPRNEELDQLKAYLLELDQIGVDAVIVSDPGVFSVVKETIPNMEIHISTQASTTNSLASNFWYNQGAKRVVMARELSFEEIKRIRDNAAEDMDIEAFVHGAMCMSYSGKCVISNYTTGRDANRGACAQPCRWKYTLFDEVSLGEYEPVVEGIDSSFFFNSKDLCMIEYIPQIIESGITSLKIEGRMKTAYYVATTVRAYRMALDEYYKDPENWKFNPMWLDELKKGSHRDYSTGFYFNRPDDTAHNYESASYIRNYDFIGIVRGHEEDSDLVIVEQRNKMNVGDKIEIIGPFKETMEANILEMYDEKNEPIESAPHARQIVKMKLDIDVEKDYMLRKPILTIRAL; from the coding sequence ATGAAAAAAGTAGAACTACTAGCACCAGCAGGTGATTTAGAAAGATTAAAAATAGCATTTACTTATGGTGCAGATGCGGTATACCTAGGTGGCGAAATATTTGGTATGAGATCTGCAGCTAAAAATTTTACAATAGAAGATATGAAAGAAGGTTTAGAATTTGCTCATGAAAGAGGTAAACAAGTATTTGTAACTATAAATATAATACCTAGAAATGAAGAGCTAGACCAATTAAAAGCATACTTATTAGAGTTAGATCAAATAGGTGTAGATGCAGTTATAGTAAGTGATCCGGGTGTATTTAGTGTAGTAAAAGAAACTATTCCTAATATGGAAATACATATAAGTACTCAAGCTAGTACGACAAATTCATTAGCTTCAAACTTCTGGTATAATCAAGGAGCTAAAAGAGTTGTCATGGCAAGAGAATTATCATTTGAAGAGATAAAAAGAATAAGAGACAATGCAGCTGAGGATATGGATATAGAAGCCTTTGTTCATGGAGCTATGTGTATGTCTTATTCTGGTAAGTGTGTTATAAGTAACTACACAACAGGTAGAGATGCAAATAGAGGTGCTTGTGCTCAACCATGTAGATGGAAATATACTTTATTTGATGAAGTAAGTCTAGGAGAATACGAGCCAGTAGTAGAAGGTATCGATTCTTCATTCTTCTTTAACTCTAAAGATTTATGTATGATAGAATACATCCCTCAAATAATAGAAAGTGGAATAACGAGTTTAAAAATAGAAGGTAGAATGAAAACTGCTTACTATGTAGCTACGACAGTTAGGGCTTATAGAATGGCTTTAGATGAATATTATAAAGATCCTGAAAATTGGAAGTTTAACCCGATGTGGTTAGATGAACTAAAAAAAGGTAGTCACAGAGATTACTCAACTGGCTTCTATTTCAATAGGCCTGATGATACTGCCCATAACTACGAGTCAGCTTCTTATATAAGAAATTATGACTTTATAGGTATTGTAAGAGGTCACGAAGAAGATTCTGATTTAGTTATAGTAGAACAAAGAAACAAGATGAATGTAGGAGATAAAATAGAAATTATTGGTCCATTTAAAGAAACTATGGAAGCTAATATATTAGAAATGTATGATGAAAAAAATGAACCTATAGAATCAGCTCCTCATGCAAGACAAATAGTAAAAATGAAGTTAGACATAGATGTTGAAAAAGATTATATGCTAAGAAAGCCTATATTAACTATTAGAGCTCTTTAA
- the proC gene encoding pyrroline-5-carboxylate reductase, protein MNKTIGFIGSGNMAKAMIGGIVKSKLVPSNKINVSDLNQDTLNKVNAEFNVNTSTDSRDVVEKSDIVIVAVKPNVYGLVLDSVKDLIDNNKIIVTIAAGKTIESIENIIGNDKKIVRTMPNTPALVNEGMSALCKNKNISDDELDTVKNIFDSFGKSEVVSENMIDAVIGVSGSAPAYVFMFIEAMADAAVSAGMSRPQAYKFASQAVMGSAKMVLESGKHPGELKDMVCSPGGTTIEAVKTLEEKGLRNAVIKAMENCIKKSQEMSK, encoded by the coding sequence ATGAATAAAACAATAGGATTTATAGGATCAGGTAATATGGCTAAAGCTATGATAGGTGGAATAGTCAAGTCTAAGTTAGTACCATCAAATAAAATAAATGTTTCTGATTTAAATCAAGATACATTAAATAAGGTTAATGCTGAATTTAATGTAAATACATCTACAGATTCAAGGGATGTAGTTGAAAAATCAGACATTGTTATTGTAGCAGTAAAACCTAATGTATATGGTTTAGTTCTAGACTCTGTAAAAGATTTAATAGACAATAATAAGATAATAGTTACTATAGCAGCTGGAAAGACAATAGAATCAATTGAAAATATCATAGGAAATGATAAAAAAATAGTAAGGACTATGCCAAATACACCAGCGCTTGTTAATGAGGGTATGAGTGCTCTTTGTAAAAATAAAAATATCTCTGATGATGAATTAGATACTGTAAAAAATATATTTGATTCATTCGGTAAGAGCGAGGTTGTTTCTGAAAATATGATAGATGCTGTAATAGGTGTTAGTGGTTCTGCTCCAGCATATGTATTTATGTTTATAGAAGCTATGGCAGATGCTGCAGTTAGTGCTGGTATGTCTAGACCTCAAGCTTATAAATTTGCATCACAAGCTGTAATGGGCTCTGCAAAGATGGTCTTAGAAAGCGGTAAACATCCAGGTGAGCTTAAAGATATGGTTTGCTCTCCTGGAGGAACTACTATAGAGGCAGTTAAAACCTTAGAAGAAAAAGGCCTAAGAAACGCTGTTATAAAAGCTATGGAAAATTGTATAAAAAAATCTCAAGAAATGAGTAAATAA